The Streptomyces rimosus genomic interval CAGGAAGCTGTGCAGCTTGGCGTACTTGCTGTTGGCGAGCATCGCCTGGGACCCGGAGGTGGTGACGGGCAGCAGGCCGTACTCGCCGGAGAAGTCCATCACGTTCTTCTCGTTGTAGACGAAGTCGAGGAACTTGCCGACCTGGTCGCGGTGGCCGTTCTGCTTGAACGCCGTCATCCAGTCGGCGACGCCCATGGTCGCCTTGGCTTTGCCGGAGGGGCCCGGCAGCTCGACGGTGCCGTAGTCGATGCCCTTGGCCTCGGCCTGCTTCATCAGGGTGGGGTGGCCGTTGAGCATGCCGACGTCACCGGCCGCGAAGGCGTTGAAGGCGTCCTGGCGGTTGAGCTTGGCCGGGTCGGTGCCGGTCAGGCCCGGGCCGACCAGGTCCTTCTTCAGCCACTCGAAGGTCTTGACGTTCTGCGGCGAGTCGATCGTGTACTTGCCGATGCTGTCGGTGTAGCTGCCGCCGCCGCTGAGCATCCACATCAGCGTCTCGGCCTGCGTCTCCTCGGGGCCGAGCGGCAGCGCGTAGGGCATCTTGACGCCCTTGGCCTTGAGCTTGGCCGCGTCCGCCGCGATGTCCGCCCAGGTCTGCGGCGGGTTGGCGATGCCGGCCTCGGCGAAGAGCTTCTTGTTGTAGAACAGGCGGCGGGTGCTGGCGCCGAAGGGCATGCCGTACTGGATGCGCTGGTACTCCCCCGCCTCCGCGAGGGCGGGCACGAAGTCGGCGTGCACGGGGATGGAGAGCAGCTGGTCGGCGCTGTAGAGCTTGCCCGCGGCGGCGTAGTCCGCGTACGCGCCGATCTGCGCCATGTCCGGTGCCTTACCGGACTTGACCATGTCCTCGACCTTCTTGTCGACGTCCTTCCAGCTGTAGACCGAGACCTCGACCTTGATGTTCGGGTTCTGCTTCTCGAAGTCCTTGACGAGCTTGTCCCAGTAGTGCTGGGAGGAGTTCGCCTCGGTGTCGCCGTAGTCCGCCGCGACGAGCTTGAGTGTGACGTCGCCGCCGTCCGCGCTGCCGCCGCAGGCGGACAGGGAGAGCGTCATGGCCGTGGTGAGTCCCGCTGCCGCCAGGCTCAAGTACCGCCGCTGCACTGCCATTACCGCCTTTTGTCCCGAATGTTCCGTGCTTGCCGGGGATGCCCCGTGGCTTCAGGGGTTCGCCCTCAACCGGCATGAACGACGAGTCTCCCCCGTTTACCCACACAAGGTCTACACCACCCCTCATATCGCTTGCGCATCGCCTGTCACATACGCAGGTCACACCGGTTCGATCAGCACGGATATCAGGGGAACCGCCGCATCCCCGCGAGTGGACTAGACCTTTCACGGCGGATCGCGCCAGACTGTTCCCGTGAGACACGTCATCGCCCTTGATGTGGGCGGCACCGGAATGAAGGCCGCCCTGGCAGGCGCGGACGGCACGCTGCTCTACGAGGCGCGGCGCCCCACCGGCCGCGAGCGCGGCCCCGAGGCGGTCGTCGCCACGATCCTGGACTTCGCCGGGGAACTGCGCGAGATCGGGCACGCGCGGTTCGGCGCCCCGGCCGTCGCGGCCGGCGTCGCCGTACCGGGCATCGTCGACGACGCCCACGGCATCGCCGTCTACGCCGCCAACCTCGGCTGGCGCGACGTGCCGCTGCGCGCCCTGCTCTCCGAGCGGCTGGGCGGCGTCCCGGTCGCGCTCGGCCACGACGTCCGCACCGGCGGCCTGGCCGAAGGCCGGATCGGCGCGGGACGGGACGCCGACCGCTTCCTGTTCGTACCGCTGGGCACCGGCATCGCGGGCGCGATCGGCATCGAGGGCCGCATCGAGGCGGGCGCGCACGGCAGCGCGGGCGAGATCGGCCACATCGTCGTCCGGCCAGGCGGGCCCGAGTGCGGCTGCGGGCAGCGCGGCTGCCTGGAGACACTGGCCTCGGCCGCCGCCGTCGGCCGCGCCTGGGCCGCCGCCTGCGCCGACCCGGAGGCCACCGCGGCCGACGCCGCCAAGGCCGTGGAGTCCGGCGACGGACGCGCGCTGGCGGTGTGGCGGGACGCGGTGGACGCGCTCGCCGACGGCCTGGTCACCTCGCTGACCCTGCTCGACCCGGACACCCTGATCATCGGCGGCGGACTCGCCGAGGCGGGCGACACGCTGTTCCAGCCGCTGCGGGAAGCGGTCCGCGCACGGGTGACCTTCCAGCGGCTCCCCCTGATCGTTCCGGCGGCGCTCGGGGACGCCGCCGGCTGCCTGGGCGCAGGTCTGCTCGCCTGGGATCTTCTCTCCACGGAGGTAACTTCCTGATGCCGCTGCAACAGTCCGGGGACAGCGCCCCGAGCCCCCGGCGCACCGTCCTGACCGGCGCCCGGGTCGCCCTGCCCGCCGGCGTGGCCGAGGGAGGCCGGGTGGCCTTCGAAGGCACCCGGATCACCGCGGCCACCGGCGCCGAAGCAGCCGCCCCGGCCGCCGGGGACCAGGTCATCGACCTGACCGGGCACCTCGTCGTCCCCGGCTTCGTCGACATCCACGTACACGGCGGGGGCGGCGGCTCCTTCTCGTCCGCCGATACGGAGGAGTGCCTGACTGCCATCCGCACCCACCGGCAGCGGGGCACCACCTCCATGCTCGCCTCGACCGTCACCGGCGACCTGGACGACCTGGCCCGGCAGGCCGCCGTGCTCTCCGAGCTGACCGAGCAGGGCGAACTGGCCGGCATCCACTTCGAGGGCCCGTTCATCTCCCCGCACCGCTGCGGCGCCCACCAGCCCGGCCTGCTGCGCGACCCCGACCCGGCGGACGTGCGCAAGCTCGTCGACGCCGCGCGCGGCACCGCGAAGATGATGACCCTGGCGCCGGAGCTGCCCGGCGGCCTGGAGTCCGTACGGCTGCTGGCCGACGCCGGCGTGATCGCCGCCATCGGGCACACCGACTCCTCGTACGACGCGACCCGCGAGGCCATCGACGCGGGCGCCACCGTCGCCACCCACCTGTTCAACGCGATGCCGCCGCTCGGGCACCGCGCGCCCGGCCCGATCGCCGCCCTCCTGGAGGACGAGCGGATCACCGTCGAGCTGATCAACGACGGTACGCATCTGCACCCCGCCGTCCTGGAGATGGCCTTCCGCGACGCGGGCGCCGACCGGGTCGCCTTCATCACCGACGCGATGGGCGCGGCCGGCATGAACGACGGCATGTACCCGCTCGGCCCGATGACGGTCGAGGTCAAGGACGGCGTCGCCCGTATCAGCGGCGGCCCGACCGCCGGCTCCATCGCCGGCTCCACCCTCACCCTCGACCGCGCCTTCAAGCGCGCCGTCACCATCGACGGACTGACCGTCGGCCAGGCCGTACGCGCCCTGTCGGCCAACCCGGCCCGGCTCCTCGGCATCGACGACCGCACCGGCTCGATCGAGCCCGGCAAGGACGCCGACCTGGTCGTCCTGGACGCGTCGTACGACCTGGTGGGCGTGGTGCGGCGGGGCGAGTGGGTGGTGCGGCCGCAGGGGGTGTGACGGGAGTACGGGCGGCAGAGGCGTGCGGGCTCCGGAGCGTAGGGACGGCAGGGGCCTGGGGGCGCCGGGACGGTTGGGCGACCGGTCGTAGGTGCCGCGGGGGGGCGTACGTACGGCGGTGCGGATACGCCGGTACGGAGCCGAACGGACCGGGCGCCGGAGGCCGAACGGCCCCGTACCGGTCGTGGCGGTGCGGCGGTTGGCCCAAGGGGTGGGCCAACCGCGGCCCGCAATGGCATGATCGCTGCGCACTCGCGCACCCGCGCGGCTGTCCGTCCCGCACGGGCCCACCGGTCACCGGCCCGGTGGGCCGCGATCGTCCACGTATGTTCCGGGGAGGGGGAACCATGATCCTCACGGTCACGCTGAACGCCGCCGTCGACGTCACCTATCGCGTGCCCCGGCTCCAGCCGCACACCACCCACCGCGTCACCGAGGTCGTCGAGCGCCCCGGCGGCAAGGGCCTGAACGTCGCCCGGGTGCTGACCGCGCTCGGGCACCGGGCGGTCGCCACCGGCTTCGCGGGCGGCGGCACCGGCGACGCGCTGCGCGCCCTGCTCGCCCAGGAGACCTCGGTGACCGACGCGCTGGTCCCGGTCGGCGGCGCGACCCGGCGCACCGTCGCCGTCGTGGACGAATCCACCGGCGACACCACGCAGCTCAACGAGCCGGGCCCGACCGTGACCCCCGCCGAGTGGGACACCTTCATGGCCACCTACCGGGAACTGCTCGCCGACGCGCGGGCCGTGGCCCTGTGCGGCAGCCTGCCGCCGGGCGTCCCGGTCGACGTCTACGCGCGGCTGACCCGCGCCGCCCGTACGGCCGACGTACCGGTCCTCCTGGACACCAGCGGCGAACCGCTGCGCCGCGGCCTGGCCGCCCGCCCCGACCTCGCCAAGCCCAACGCGGACGAACTGGCCGCCCTCACCGGCTCCACCGAACCCCTGCGCGCCGCCCGCGACGCCCGCCGCCGCGGCGCCCACACGGTGGCCGCCTCCCTGGGCGCCGACGGCATGCTGGTCGTCACCGCGGACGGCGCCTGGCAGGCCGCCCCACCCCGCCGCATCGCCGGCAACCCGACCGGCGCCGGCGACTCCGCGGTCGCCGGCCTGCTCTCCGGCCTGGTCGAGGGCCTTTCCTGGCCGGCACGGCTGACCCGCGCGGTGGCCCTGTCAGCGGCGACGGTGCGGGCTCCGGCGGCGGGGGAGTTCGACCGGGGGACGTATGAGGATCTGCTGGGGGAGATCAGGGTTGTGGAGCATCCGGTGGGGGTGTGAGGGGCAACACCGCCTTACCCGCCTGAAATGCGGGTGCGCCGACCACCCCTGAGGGGTCGTCGGCGCACTTCGCGGCCGGTCCGTCAGCCCTTCACATGCCCCGCCTTGAGCTGAACGCGGTCGAGGTTGACCTCGCACTGGTCGCCCTGCTCGCAGGAGATCTTGAGCGTGTTGGTGCCCTTGTTGAGCTTGATCCAGCGCCAGGTGTGCGTCCAGCCCTTGTCCCAGGCGCCCTCACCGGCGTGGGCGAAGTTCGACATGTTGATCTTGTCGGGCGATCCGCCGTTCACCGACAGCGACGTCTTCGCGTCCTTGCCCGGCACGCCGTAGTCGACGAGCAGCGTGTAGTCACCGCCGTCGGGAACGTCGACCGACCAGGTGGCTGCGGCACCGACCTTGTTCAGCGACACATACGCGCCGTTCGCCGCCTTCGCGCCCGGCACCGACTTGTCCGTGGTCGCCTCCGGGCTGAGCGACAGCGAGGCCGCCGCCTCCTTGGGGAGCGGGGCCTTCGTCGGCTTGTCGGACGGCTTGTCGCTGGGCTTCACGGACTCGCCCGCCGTCGGCGTCGGGTCGCCGCCGCCCGCCTCGTCCTTCTTGTCACCTTGATTGGTGAGCATCGCCACGCCGATACCGATGCACACCACCGCGACGACCGAGATCGCGCCGATCAGCAGTCCCTTGTGGCTGCGCCGGGGCGGACCGTCCTGACCGTGTCCCGGGGGCGGGCCCTGGCGGGTGCCGTTGCCGCCCGGGAGCGTCTCGGGGGCGGCGTAGTGGGCGTTCTGCTGGCCGTAGGGCTGCTGGCCCTGCTGCCCGTACGGCTGCTGCGCGGGGACCTGCTGCTGGCCGTACTGGCGCTGGCCGTACTGCCGCTCGCCCACCGCACGCACCTGGTTGTACGAGGCCCGCGGTACGCCCGGCCGACGCGCCGCCGAGCCGCCCGCCGCGCCCTGTGCGCCGCCCTCGCCGCCCTCGGAGCGGTAGAGGTGGGCGAACGGGTCGTCGTCCTCGGGCGTGCCCGCGCCGTTGTTGCCGGCCGTCATTCCGTGTCACTCCCCAGCGGTCTGTACGAGATGGCTGTACTGATCTTCAGGCCCCGGCGGCGCCCCGCCGCATCGGCGCAGCCTACCCCGTTCGGGGGACGCCACGCCGAGCCGGAACGGGTACAGGACCGCTACAGATGACGCACGGCGGGCGCGCCGTACGGCTCCGGCCCGGCGCGCCGCACAGCGCACCCGCCGGCGCGCGCTCCGCTCACCCCGCGCGCCGGCTCGCC includes:
- a CDS encoding carbohydrate-binding protein; amino-acid sequence: MTAGNNGAGTPEDDDPFAHLYRSEGGEGGAQGAAGGSAARRPGVPRASYNQVRAVGERQYGQRQYGQQQVPAQQPYGQQGQQPYGQQNAHYAAPETLPGGNGTRQGPPPGHGQDGPPRRSHKGLLIGAISVVAVVCIGIGVAMLTNQGDKKDEAGGGDPTPTAGESVKPSDKPSDKPTKAPLPKEAAASLSLSPEATTDKSVPGAKAANGAYVSLNKVGAAATWSVDVPDGGDYTLLVDYGVPGKDAKTSLSVNGGSPDKINMSNFAHAGEGAWDKGWTHTWRWIKLNKGTNTLKISCEQGDQCEVNLDRVQLKAGHVKG
- the nagA gene encoding N-acetylglucosamine-6-phosphate deacetylase; the protein is MPLQQSGDSAPSPRRTVLTGARVALPAGVAEGGRVAFEGTRITAATGAEAAAPAAGDQVIDLTGHLVVPGFVDIHVHGGGGGSFSSADTEECLTAIRTHRQRGTTSMLASTVTGDLDDLARQAAVLSELTEQGELAGIHFEGPFISPHRCGAHQPGLLRDPDPADVRKLVDAARGTAKMMTLAPELPGGLESVRLLADAGVIAAIGHTDSSYDATREAIDAGATVATHLFNAMPPLGHRAPGPIAALLEDERITVELINDGTHLHPAVLEMAFRDAGADRVAFITDAMGAAGMNDGMYPLGPMTVEVKDGVARISGGPTAGSIAGSTLTLDRAFKRAVTIDGLTVGQAVRALSANPARLLGIDDRTGSIEPGKDADLVVLDASYDLVGVVRRGEWVVRPQGV
- a CDS encoding ROK family protein; the encoded protein is MRHVIALDVGGTGMKAALAGADGTLLYEARRPTGRERGPEAVVATILDFAGELREIGHARFGAPAVAAGVAVPGIVDDAHGIAVYAANLGWRDVPLRALLSERLGGVPVALGHDVRTGGLAEGRIGAGRDADRFLFVPLGTGIAGAIGIEGRIEAGAHGSAGEIGHIVVRPGGPECGCGQRGCLETLASAAAVGRAWAAACADPEATAADAAKAVESGDGRALAVWRDAVDALADGLVTSLTLLDPDTLIIGGGLAEAGDTLFQPLREAVRARVTFQRLPLIVPAALGDAAGCLGAGLLAWDLLSTEVTS
- a CDS encoding extracellular solute-binding protein produces the protein MQRRYLSLAAAGLTTAMTLSLSACGGSADGGDVTLKLVAADYGDTEANSSQHYWDKLVKDFEKQNPNIKVEVSVYSWKDVDKKVEDMVKSGKAPDMAQIGAYADYAAAGKLYSADQLLSIPVHADFVPALAEAGEYQRIQYGMPFGASTRRLFYNKKLFAEAGIANPPQTWADIAADAAKLKAKGVKMPYALPLGPEETQAETLMWMLSGGGSYTDSIGKYTIDSPQNVKTFEWLKKDLVGPGLTGTDPAKLNRQDAFNAFAAGDVGMLNGHPTLMKQAEAKGIDYGTVELPGPSGKAKATMGVADWMTAFKQNGHRDQVGKFLDFVYNEKNVMDFSGEYGLLPVTTSGSQAMLANSKYAKLHSFLGQLAQAEFYPANKTSWPMVSKTVKAKMGTAVGANGNPAGVLSDIQNAANEADNAGQ
- a CDS encoding 1-phosphofructokinase family hexose kinase produces the protein MILTVTLNAAVDVTYRVPRLQPHTTHRVTEVVERPGGKGLNVARVLTALGHRAVATGFAGGGTGDALRALLAQETSVTDALVPVGGATRRTVAVVDESTGDTTQLNEPGPTVTPAEWDTFMATYRELLADARAVALCGSLPPGVPVDVYARLTRAARTADVPVLLDTSGEPLRRGLAARPDLAKPNADELAALTGSTEPLRAARDARRRGAHTVAASLGADGMLVVTADGAWQAAPPRRIAGNPTGAGDSAVAGLLSGLVEGLSWPARLTRAVALSAATVRAPAAGEFDRGTYEDLLGEIRVVEHPVGV